Proteins found in one Thermoanaerobacter uzonensis DSM 18761 genomic segment:
- a CDS encoding YncE family protein produces MYIYIANMGEDVIERVNLETNHRDFAKIKSYNNKHLPLNVYSKYLCGPHRLILDKQRQKLYSLNAYDNSISIINLKDFTSETSLYVGNYPNNGIMHGDYILVVNGDSDSISIFDIGEKKVIGQVKVGSFPQDIIYNEKYDLIFVSNMNSDEILLIDPFSYSIVDFIGTGARPIGMTFSEDWDCLYVINSYFETGINGKISVINLQSFKVTDEIEVGKVPTIVRKKENFLYVLNSCSNTLCKIDLFTKQKKEVYCGYAPGYLCILDKYAYVSSAEENKVNIIDIDEMRVVKFIETRKEPQGLVIDP; encoded by the coding sequence TTGTACATTTACATTGCCAATATGGGAGAAGATGTTATAGAGCGAGTTAATTTGGAGACAAATCATAGAGATTTTGCAAAGATTAAATCATATAATAATAAGCATCTGCCCTTAAATGTCTATTCTAAATATTTATGTGGTCCTCATCGATTAATTTTAGATAAACAAAGGCAGAAACTGTATTCTTTAAATGCTTATGATAATTCAATTAGTATAATAAACCTAAAAGATTTTACTTCAGAAACTTCTCTGTATGTAGGTAATTATCCTAATAATGGCATTATGCATGGAGATTATATATTGGTGGTTAATGGGGACTCAGACTCTATAAGTATTTTTGATATTGGAGAGAAAAAAGTGATAGGGCAAGTTAAAGTAGGAAGTTTTCCCCAGGACATAATTTACAATGAAAAGTATGATTTGATTTTTGTGAGCAATATGAACTCTGATGAAATTTTATTAATCGACCCTTTTAGTTATAGTATTGTAGATTTTATTGGAACAGGGGCAAGACCTATAGGGATGACTTTCTCTGAAGATTGGGACTGTTTGTATGTAATAAACAGTTATTTTGAAACGGGGATAAATGGGAAAATTTCTGTGATAAACCTGCAAAGTTTTAAAGTGACTGATGAGATAGAAGTGGGAAAAGTTCCTACAATAGTACGAAAAAAGGAAAACTTTTTGTATGTGCTTAATTCTTGCTCTAATACGCTATGCAAAATAGATTTATTTACAAAACAGAAAAAAGAAGTTTATTGCGGATATGCACCTGGGTATTTATGTATTTTAGATAAATATGCTTATGTTTCTTCTGCAGAAGAAAACAAAGTGAATATAATTGACATTGATGAAATGAGGGTAGTAAAGTTTATTGAAACAAGAAAAGAGCCCCAAGGCCTTGTTATTGACCCGTGA
- a CDS encoding valine--tRNA ligase — MKEIAKTYNPKEFEDRIYAFWMEKGYFTPKIDPEQQPFTIVIPPPNITGQLHMGHALDNTLQDILIRWKRMQGYAALWIPGSDHASIATEIKVLDTIREETGLTKKEIGREEFLKRAWAWKDKYENRILSQLKKLGSSCDWTRTRFTMDEVCSRAVREVFVSLYEKGLIYRGDRIINWCPDCNTALSDAEVEHKEQKGHLWYIKYPIKGEDGYVVIATTRPETMLGDVAVAVNPDDQRYKDLVGKTLILPLVGREIPVIADSYVDPSFGTGAVKVTPAHDPNDFEMGTRHNLPFINIMNENATINENGGKYKGLDRYEARERIVEDLKNLGLLLKVEDHVHNVGHCYRCDTVVEPLLSKQWFVKMEPLAKPALEVVKEGKIKFVPERFEKIYTNWLENIKDWCISRQLWWGHRIPAWYCDDCGHITVSRKDPEKCEACGSIHIHQDEDVLDTWFSSALWPFSTMGWPEETEDLRYFYPTDVLVTGYDIIFFWVARMIFMSLEFMKEVPFKHVLIHGLVRDAQGRKMSKSLGNGIDPLEVIEKYGADTLRFTLVIGNAPGNDMRFSQDKVELSRNFANKLWNASRYVLLNLTNNDTNLYTEGLTIADKWILTRYNNIVKEVTENLEKFELGIAATKLYDFVWSEFCDWYIELSKPVLYSDNLEAKKVTKSVLRYVLDNTLRLLHPFMPFITEEIWQNLPHEGESIMIAEWPKYKEELDFTEEAKNAEIIMEAIRTIRNLRAEANVSPSKKAKVIVAIENENYVKMFEVGTNYIMKLAGASEVVIETDKSKIPHKALSGAIEGGLVVLPLEDLIDLEEEIKRLNEERQKVISEIERAQGLLNNENFVKKAPEKVVSAEREKLEKYTTMLKNIEERLKLLKS, encoded by the coding sequence ATGAAAGAGATAGCTAAAACCTACAATCCAAAGGAATTTGAAGATAGAATTTATGCTTTTTGGATGGAAAAAGGATATTTTACTCCTAAAATAGACCCTGAACAACAGCCATTTACTATTGTTATACCACCTCCAAACATAACAGGGCAATTACATATGGGACATGCACTTGATAATACTTTGCAGGACATATTGATAAGATGGAAAAGAATGCAGGGTTATGCAGCTTTGTGGATACCTGGCTCAGACCATGCCAGCATTGCAACGGAGATAAAAGTTTTAGACACGATAAGAGAAGAAACGGGGCTCACGAAGAAAGAAATAGGAAGAGAAGAGTTTTTGAAAAGGGCATGGGCATGGAAGGACAAATACGAAAACCGTATTTTAAGCCAATTAAAAAAGTTGGGTTCTTCTTGTGATTGGACAAGGACACGCTTTACTATGGATGAAGTATGTTCAAGGGCGGTAAGAGAAGTTTTTGTTTCTCTCTATGAAAAAGGGCTTATATACAGAGGTGACAGGATAATAAATTGGTGCCCAGACTGCAACACTGCTTTATCTGATGCGGAAGTGGAACATAAAGAGCAAAAAGGGCATTTGTGGTACATCAAATACCCCATAAAAGGTGAAGATGGATATGTAGTTATAGCTACTACAAGGCCTGAGACGATGCTGGGGGATGTAGCAGTTGCTGTAAATCCTGATGATCAAAGGTATAAGGACCTGGTAGGTAAGACTTTGATACTGCCACTTGTAGGAAGGGAGATACCTGTAATTGCTGACAGTTACGTTGACCCTTCATTTGGAACAGGTGCTGTTAAAGTTACACCTGCTCACGATCCAAATGACTTTGAGATGGGGACAAGACACAATCTTCCATTTATTAATATAATGAATGAGAATGCGACGATTAATGAAAACGGAGGAAAATATAAAGGTCTTGATAGGTATGAGGCGAGAGAAAGAATAGTTGAAGACCTCAAAAATCTCGGACTACTTCTAAAAGTTGAAGACCACGTTCACAATGTGGGACATTGTTACAGGTGCGATACAGTAGTTGAGCCTCTACTTTCCAAACAGTGGTTTGTAAAGATGGAGCCTTTAGCGAAACCTGCTTTAGAAGTTGTAAAAGAAGGAAAAATTAAGTTTGTGCCTGAAAGATTCGAAAAAATATACACTAATTGGTTAGAAAACATAAAGGATTGGTGTATTTCAAGGCAATTATGGTGGGGACATAGAATTCCTGCCTGGTATTGCGATGACTGTGGTCATATAACTGTATCGCGTAAAGACCCAGAAAAATGTGAAGCGTGCGGAAGCATACACATACATCAAGACGAAGATGTATTAGATACTTGGTTTAGTTCTGCACTTTGGCCTTTCTCTACTATGGGTTGGCCAGAAGAAACAGAAGATTTAAGATATTTCTATCCGACAGATGTACTTGTTACGGGATACGACATAATTTTCTTCTGGGTTGCAAGAATGATTTTTATGAGTTTGGAATTTATGAAAGAAGTGCCATTTAAGCATGTCTTGATACATGGCTTAGTCAGGGATGCTCAAGGTAGAAAAATGAGCAAATCTCTTGGCAATGGAATAGACCCGTTAGAGGTTATTGAAAAGTATGGAGCAGACACTTTAAGGTTTACATTAGTCATAGGAAATGCTCCAGGAAACGATATGAGGTTTAGTCAAGATAAAGTTGAACTCAGCAGAAACTTTGCAAATAAATTGTGGAACGCTTCAAGATATGTGTTGCTGAATTTAACTAATAATGATACTAACCTTTATACAGAGGGGTTAACTATTGCTGATAAGTGGATTTTGACAAGGTATAACAATATAGTAAAAGAAGTGACAGAGAATTTAGAAAAATTTGAGTTAGGAATAGCTGCGACAAAACTTTATGACTTTGTGTGGAGCGAATTTTGCGATTGGTATATAGAACTTAGTAAACCTGTGTTATACAGTGATAACCTTGAAGCTAAAAAGGTTACAAAGTCTGTTTTAAGATATGTGCTTGATAATACTTTGAGGCTTTTGCACCCCTTTATGCCTTTTATAACTGAAGAAATATGGCAGAATTTACCTCATGAGGGCGAGAGCATAATGATTGCTGAATGGCCGAAATACAAAGAAGAACTTGATTTCACTGAAGAAGCGAAAAATGCTGAGATTATAATGGAAGCTATTAGGACCATTAGAAATTTAAGGGCAGAAGCAAATGTTTCCCCTTCTAAAAAAGCAAAAGTTATTGTGGCTATTGAAAATGAAAATTATGTAAAAATGTTTGAAGTGGGTACAAATTATATAATGAAACTTGCAGGTGCTAGCGAAGTTGTAATTGAAACAGATAAAAGTAAAATTCCTCATAAAGCTTTGAGTGGAGCAATAGAAGGAGGATTGGTGGTACTTCCACTTGAAGATTTAATAGACTTAGAAGAAGAGATAAAGAGGCTTAATGAAGAAAGACAAAAAGTGATAAGCGAAATTGAAAGAGCACAAGGGCTTTTAAATAATGAAAATTTCGTTAAAAAAGCGCCAGAAAAAGTAGTCAGTGCGGAAAGAGAGAAATTAGAAAAATATACTACAATGCTTAAAAACATAGAGGAGAGACTTAAGTTATTAAAGAGTTAA
- a CDS encoding 4Fe-4S double cluster binding domain-containing protein produces MEKQKILEQKIKEWGASLVGFSNLTGILPDTLSDIPYAITVVIKLADRIVDEIENKPTHTYYHHYRSVNTLIDQITLKTVLLLEKWGYKALAVPASQSIADLGEYRGLFPHKTAATRAGLGWIGKNGLLVTEEYGPRVRLGTVLTNMFFETGTPITESKCGSCKLCVDACPAIALYGTLWKEGMPREEIVDARACSEYMNKNFKHIGRGYVCGICMKVCPYGKKKSVDR; encoded by the coding sequence ATGGAAAAACAAAAAATTTTAGAGCAAAAAATCAAAGAGTGGGGAGCGTCTTTAGTGGGTTTTTCAAATCTTACAGGTATCCTTCCCGATACTCTTTCAGATATTCCGTATGCCATTACAGTTGTAATAAAATTAGCAGATAGAATAGTGGATGAAATTGAGAATAAGCCGACTCACACTTATTATCACCATTACCGTTCTGTAAATACGCTAATTGACCAGATAACCTTAAAGACGGTTCTTCTTCTTGAAAAATGGGGCTATAAAGCATTAGCTGTTCCTGCATCTCAATCGATTGCTGATTTGGGAGAATACAGAGGACTTTTTCCACATAAAACTGCTGCTACAAGAGCAGGGCTTGGCTGGATAGGAAAGAATGGTCTTCTTGTGACTGAAGAATATGGTCCCAGGGTAAGGTTGGGGACTGTTCTTACTAACATGTTTTTTGAAACAGGAACCCCTATTACTGAAAGTAAATGTGGCAGCTGTAAATTATGTGTAGATGCCTGTCCTGCTATAGCACTTTATGGTACTTTATGGAAAGAAGGGATGCCGAGAGAAGAAATAGTTGATGCGAGAGCCTGTAGCGAATATATGAATAAAAATTTTAAACACATTGGAAGAGGCTATGTATGTGGTATTTGTATGAAAGTGTGTCCTTACGGAAAGAAAAAATCTGTTGACAGGTGA
- a CDS encoding GNAT family N-acetyltransferase codes for MLSLFKRPKKESQLVIREAKIKDARGIIKLLNSVGREKLYMVSETFNWSEEEEKQLIKNLDRNKDLILVADYGGEIVGCLTLFRYYGGRSPKVQHVGEIGISIDARFRNIGIGTKLFTEAINWAKSKGYEKLCLSVFSTNKVAIHLYKKFGFEEEGRRKKQFKIGDEYVDEVLMGLFL; via the coding sequence ATGTTATCTTTGTTTAAAAGGCCCAAAAAAGAGTCTCAACTGGTTATAAGAGAGGCCAAGATAAAAGATGCGAGGGGGATAATAAAGCTTTTAAACAGTGTTGGAAGAGAAAAATTGTATATGGTGTCAGAGACATTTAATTGGTCTGAGGAGGAAGAAAAACAGCTTATTAAAAATTTAGACCGCAACAAAGATTTGATCCTAGTGGCAGACTACGGTGGTGAAATCGTAGGCTGCCTTACTCTCTTTCGTTATTATGGAGGAAGGTCTCCTAAAGTACAACATGTAGGAGAAATAGGTATAAGTATAGACGCTCGATTTAGGAATATAGGAATCGGAACAAAGTTGTTTACGGAAGCTATTAATTGGGCAAAAAGCAAAGGTTATGAAAAACTTTGCCTCAGTGTTTTTAGTACTAATAAGGTAGCAATACACCTTTATAAAAAATTTGGTTTTGAAGAAGAGGGTAGAAGGAAAAAACAGTTTAAAATTGGTGATGAATACGTAGATGAGGTTTTGATGGGATTGTTTTTGTAA
- a CDS encoding alpha/beta-type small acid-soluble spore protein, whose protein sequence is MARGSWNDRPKMVQEAHKALDNMKYEIASELGLPVKQGSEDYWGYVSSRDCGKVGGQMLRRMVHFAESAMARGISIYGSIPAQGGPQGAAGSESEYMQR, encoded by the coding sequence ATGGCAAGAGGTAGTTGGAATGATCGTCCAAAAATGGTACAAGAGGCTCACAAAGCCCTTGATAATATGAAATACGAAATCGCATCAGAGCTTGGCCTTCCAGTTAAACAAGGTTCTGAAGATTATTGGGGATATGTAAGTAGCCGAGATTGCGGCAAAGTAGGAGGACAAATGTTAAGACGAATGGTTCATTTTGCTGAATCTGCCATGGCAAGGGGCATCAGTATATATGGTTCTATTCCTGCACAGGGTGGCCCACAAGGTGCTGCAGGAAGTGAATCAGAATATATGCAAAGATAG
- a CDS encoding bifunctional folylpolyglutamate synthase/dihydrofolate synthase has product MNYEEAISYIHDTYKFGIKLGLENIRRLLNYMGNPQKNLKNIHVAGTNGKGSTSAFISNILQQAGYKVALYTSPYLEEFEERMRINGENISKEKLIYYVEYIKPIISRMVEEGYNHPTEFEVVTAIAFKYFYDEKVDFVVLEVGLGGRFDATNAIDFSLVSVITTIDYDHTERLGHTLGEIAYEKAGIIKRNGVVVSFYQQPEAMKVITEACEVRNAYLTVLQKSNVIIKEQNPDFQIFDYKKYKDLKVALLGEHQIYNAALAVESVEKLKMYGYEITEKDIREGLYRAKWPGRLEVMRKKPYLVIDGAHNPQGMTVLKESLKLFKYDRLILVIGMLKDKDTQKMLDIIVSEADIIITTTPISERAYKASELAQKIDKENVIPIENIEKAVKYALDIAKEEDMVLFCGSLYMIGYVRAMLKKVIIKT; this is encoded by the coding sequence ATGAACTATGAAGAAGCAATTAGCTACATACATGATACATACAAATTTGGCATAAAATTGGGATTGGAAAATATAAGAAGATTATTAAATTATATGGGGAATCCTCAAAAAAACCTTAAAAATATCCACGTTGCTGGTACGAATGGAAAAGGCTCTACATCAGCTTTTATAAGCAACATTTTGCAGCAGGCTGGATATAAAGTAGCTTTATATACTTCTCCCTACCTCGAAGAATTTGAAGAGAGAATGAGAATAAATGGAGAAAATATTTCCAAGGAAAAGTTGATTTATTATGTTGAATATATAAAGCCTATAATATCTCGTATGGTCGAGGAAGGATACAATCATCCGACGGAATTTGAAGTGGTAACTGCAATTGCTTTTAAATATTTTTATGATGAAAAAGTGGATTTTGTAGTTTTAGAGGTAGGACTTGGAGGTAGATTTGACGCAACAAATGCTATTGATTTTTCATTAGTTTCTGTTATAACCACTATTGATTATGACCATACAGAAAGATTGGGACATACTTTAGGCGAGATTGCATATGAAAAGGCAGGCATTATCAAGCGAAATGGAGTGGTGGTAAGTTTTTATCAACAGCCAGAAGCGATGAAGGTCATCACAGAAGCATGTGAGGTAAGAAATGCTTATTTGACTGTACTTCAAAAAAGTAACGTAATTATAAAAGAACAAAACCCTGATTTTCAGATTTTTGACTACAAAAAATACAAGGACTTAAAAGTTGCTTTATTGGGAGAACATCAGATTTACAATGCTGCTTTGGCAGTAGAGAGCGTGGAAAAATTAAAAATGTATGGATACGAAATTACAGAAAAAGATATAAGGGAAGGGCTTTACAGGGCAAAATGGCCTGGAAGATTGGAAGTAATGAGAAAAAAACCCTACCTAGTGATAGACGGTGCTCACAATCCTCAAGGAATGACTGTTTTGAAAGAGTCTCTAAAATTATTCAAATATGATAGACTGATTTTAGTAATTGGAATGCTTAAAGACAAAGATACGCAGAAAATGCTGGATATCATTGTGTCAGAGGCAGATATTATAATAACAACTACCCCAATAAGTGAAAGAGCTTATAAGGCAAGTGAACTTGCACAAAAGATAGATAAAGAAAACGTAATTCCAATTGAAAATATTGAAAAGGCGGTAAAATACGCCTTAGATATAGCTAAGGAAGAAGATATGGTACTTTTTTGTGGGTCATTGTACATGATTGGTTATGTGAGGGCTATGCTTAAAAAGGTAATAATTAAGACATAG
- a CDS encoding HlyD family efflux transporter periplasmic adaptor subunit, with the protein MREIVQNIEELTDSRELLEFKPHPIASVSVYILLLLIISFLIWSYFSEKEIVVKANGIIRPYKNEFIISNKVTGNMERIYVTDGQKVKKGDALYVIEHKNLELQKSILEKQLANKISEVENLKKLKNSIQDGKNYFDKSSENEMYYYYKYLDFYINKKALESQLYGINVQAQNVDNILANLKNLKKSIDQNENKINNDTSYYNQFVDYQMNINQRQDKIEQLQRELLRQIEEAQEAIDNAKGELANYKNGYTLNIKSNIEQNYQQLNQLKSQYSQIQDIQDAINNLRLLQRSIYDNKNYFPTYNSYYYKFLDYQMNVQQYQNKIAQLQKTYDSILQNPDALPSQIEDALVALNNAKQEFEIYKNQYLMSVTASIEENETKLHQLQNLPQQIQTIQNNIDNLKLLQKSINDNHNYFSSDSSYYNQFIDYQMNIRQREDKIQQLQNALTEKYYDAEKIVQNAKDDFINYQNQYMLSLKSNIEQNEAKLKEIKASLNNVNVEKFTADTITQIEDNIYSDEKEIEKLKGDLQNVNLAIEDYIIKSPVDGKIDMITSIKEGDLVQSGLEMVKIIPDNPEYIVKLYIPNKDIANVKVGQKIKYHILALPYQEYGELSGEIVKLSIDSRLDKQSGLNYYEAEATIDNKPLYNRKREEKNIRVGMIVEAHVIGHRKKCFTIF; encoded by the coding sequence GTGAGAGAGATAGTACAAAATATAGAAGAACTTACAGACAGCAGAGAACTTTTAGAATTCAAACCGCATCCTATTGCGAGTGTTTCTGTTTATATTTTATTACTTCTCATTATATCTTTCTTGATATGGTCTTATTTTAGTGAGAAAGAAATAGTTGTTAAAGCAAACGGAATTATAAGACCTTACAAAAATGAATTTATCATTTCAAACAAAGTGACAGGCAATATGGAGAGAATATATGTTACAGATGGTCAAAAAGTGAAAAAAGGAGATGCTTTATACGTAATAGAGCATAAAAACTTAGAATTACAAAAATCCATATTAGAAAAACAACTTGCTAATAAGATTAGTGAAGTGGAAAATTTAAAAAAATTAAAAAATAGTATTCAGGATGGGAAGAACTATTTTGATAAAAGTTCTGAGAATGAAATGTATTATTACTACAAGTATTTAGATTTTTATATAAATAAAAAAGCCTTAGAAAGCCAACTTTACGGTATTAATGTTCAGGCACAGAATGTAGATAACATATTGGCAAATTTAAAAAATTTAAAAAAATCCATAGACCAAAATGAAAATAAAATAAACAATGACACTTCTTATTACAACCAGTTTGTTGATTATCAAATGAATATTAATCAGAGACAGGATAAAATTGAGCAATTACAACGCGAACTGTTGAGGCAAATTGAAGAGGCCCAGGAAGCAATTGACAATGCAAAAGGAGAACTTGCAAATTATAAAAATGGATATACGCTAAACATCAAAAGCAATATAGAACAGAATTATCAACAATTAAATCAATTAAAGAGTCAATATTCTCAAATTCAAGATATACAAGATGCAATCAATAATTTAAGACTTCTTCAGCGATCTATTTACGATAATAAAAACTATTTTCCAACTTATAACTCCTACTATTATAAATTCTTAGATTATCAAATGAATGTTCAACAATACCAAAACAAAATTGCCCAACTGCAGAAAACATATGATTCTATTTTGCAAAATCCAGATGCGTTACCCAGTCAAATTGAGGATGCGTTAGTTGCTTTAAACAATGCTAAACAGGAATTTGAAATTTATAAAAATCAATATCTTATGAGTGTTACGGCAAGTATAGAAGAAAATGAAACAAAATTACATCAATTACAAAACTTACCTCAACAAATACAAACCATTCAAAATAATATAGATAACTTAAAATTATTACAAAAATCCATAAACGATAATCATAATTATTTTTCTTCTGATAGCTCTTATTACAATCAATTTATTGATTACCAGATGAATATAAGACAAAGAGAAGATAAAATTCAACAATTGCAAAATGCCTTAACAGAAAAATATTATGATGCAGAAAAGATAGTTCAAAATGCAAAAGATGACTTTATAAACTATCAAAATCAATACATGCTTAGCCTCAAGTCAAATATCGAACAAAATGAAGCAAAACTTAAAGAAATTAAAGCTAGTTTGAATAATGTAAATGTAGAAAAATTCACAGCAGATACCATAACTCAAATAGAAGATAATATATACTCCGATGAAAAAGAAATAGAGAAATTAAAAGGAGACCTTCAGAATGTAAATCTTGCAATTGAGGATTATATTATAAAATCTCCAGTAGATGGGAAAATTGATATGATAACGAGTATAAAAGAAGGGGATTTAGTACAAAGTGGATTAGAAATGGTTAAGATTATTCCAGATAATCCAGAATATATAGTAAAACTTTATATTCCTAACAAAGATATTGCAAACGTAAAAGTTGGTCAAAAAATAAAATATCATATTTTAGCTTTGCCTTATCAAGAGTATGGGGAGCTGTCAGGTGAAATAGTAAAATTAAGTATAGACTCGAGATTAGACAAACAAAGTGGGCTTAATTACTATGAAGCAGAGGCAACTATTGACAATAAACCTTTGTACAATCGTAAAAGAGAAGAGAAAAACATAAGAGTAGGCATGATAGTAGAAGCCCATGTTATTGGCCATAGGAAAAAATGCTTTACTATCTTTTAG
- a CDS encoding DUF4364 family protein — translation MAYEIQELAENKLIILYILNRINMPITDEQISKIILDNKLMNYFYLRQYLDELIETGFIKLEEEKYFITGEGINILKLFFTRIPFETRQKIDEYILLNKEKIKQESQYIATYYKKGENQYIANCKVVENDIVLIELNINVVNSEQAKLICDNWKQKSQDVYAYIIKVLTGQ, via the coding sequence TTGGCTTACGAAATACAGGAATTAGCAGAAAACAAGTTAATTATACTATACATCTTAAACAGAATAAATATGCCTATTACAGACGAGCAAATAAGCAAAATTATCTTAGATAACAAACTTATGAACTATTTCTATTTAAGACAGTACCTTGACGAATTAATAGAAACTGGCTTTATAAAATTAGAAGAAGAAAAATATTTTATTACTGGAGAAGGTATAAACATTTTAAAACTATTTTTCACAAGAATCCCCTTTGAAACACGGCAAAAAATAGACGAATACATCCTTTTAAACAAAGAAAAAATAAAACAGGAATCTCAATATATAGCCACTTATTACAAAAAAGGCGAAAATCAATATATAGCTAATTGTAAAGTCGTAGAAAATGATATAGTTTTGATTGAGCTAAATATAAATGTAGTAAACAGCGAGCAGGCAAAACTCATATGCGATAATTGGAAACAAAAATCTCAAGACGTATATGCATACATAATAAAAGTCCTCACGGGTCAATAA
- a CDS encoding LacI family DNA-binding transcriptional regulator — MAVTIKDIAKYAGVSVTTVSRALNGYPDVSEETRERIKKIAEQLNYTPNSIARGLVTNKTHTVGLVVSELIKPGAYHPFFLEVLAGIKAGLRKDKYDLILFTVDPESQDATSYEKLCNDRKVEGAIVEGLRLSDPYIKEIEKTQIPTVLIDIPILTDKVGYVSSDNVQAAFEATSYLIKLGHRNIGFINGHGDAAVSFERLEGYKKALEKNNIPYKEEYVVFNDFTQEGGYNSFKTLVFEHPKITAVFHASDLMAIGSFKAAKDLGMKVPDDISIVGFDDIELASLITPGLTTIRQDTFKMGYNAAKHLLSIIKGEKPQHILIPHKLVIRDSARKI, encoded by the coding sequence ATGGCGGTTACAATAAAGGATATAGCGAAATATGCGGGTGTATCTGTTACAACGGTTTCAAGAGCTTTAAACGGATACCCGGATGTAAGCGAGGAAACCCGTGAAAGAATTAAAAAAATAGCAGAGCAATTAAATTATACTCCTAATTCCATTGCAAGAGGGCTTGTTACAAATAAAACCCATACAGTTGGATTGGTTGTTTCTGAGTTAATAAAACCGGGGGCGTATCATCCTTTCTTTCTCGAAGTGCTTGCGGGTATAAAAGCAGGATTAAGGAAAGATAAATACGACCTTATACTTTTTACTGTAGACCCCGAAAGCCAAGATGCCACTTCCTATGAGAAGCTTTGCAATGACAGAAAGGTTGAAGGGGCTATTGTAGAAGGCTTAAGATTGAGTGATCCTTATATTAAAGAAATAGAGAAAACACAAATTCCCACTGTTTTGATTGATATACCAATACTGACTGATAAAGTGGGATATGTAAGTTCGGATAATGTTCAGGCGGCTTTTGAAGCTACCAGCTATCTTATAAAGTTAGGACATAGAAATATTGGATTTATAAATGGGCATGGTGATGCGGCTGTAAGTTTTGAAAGGTTAGAAGGTTATAAAAAAGCTCTTGAAAAAAATAATATACCTTATAAAGAGGAATATGTAGTTTTTAATGATTTTACTCAAGAAGGTGGATATAATTCTTTTAAGACGTTGGTTTTTGAACATCCGAAAATAACTGCTGTATTTCATGCTTCTGATTTGATGGCAATAGGGTCTTTTAAAGCAGCAAAAGACTTAGGAATGAAAGTGCCTGATGACATCTCTATTGTAGGTTTTGACGATATTGAACTTGCATCCCTTATTACTCCTGGACTTACTACTATAAGACAAGATACTTTTAAGATGGGATATAATGCAGCAAAACATCTTTTATCTATTATAAAAGGGGAAAAGCCTCAGCATATATTAATACCTCATAAGCTTGTAATTAGAGATTCAGCTAGAAAGATATAA